From a single Notolabrus celidotus isolate fNotCel1 unplaced genomic scaffold, fNotCel1.pri scaffold_269_arrow_ctg1, whole genome shotgun sequence genomic region:
- the LOC117809381 gene encoding uncharacterized protein LOC117809381: MFPTGEMAQVRRSAVEALWGMCAADSMSMPVHWYYNTDDIRRDFGGWISGFQSPRSRHPSSILSLSNTAGSGRTAWSSGAKRPDVVGNVILHDKLNLWKSSNGTVHYHQGLQAGENTLNVLCSLRVLRSLVSGRFSDVSQGDARATVLSDYVRFLTTPGSHRDTYAESNHRSFFSDWQYSRPASPGEILKFAESRSRKKMSSSSPDSQLDVIGCLPMILPFVLLSASSNEERAVSAAVEFVKLTHPHPKVPEYVSIYSQALHAVLGGASVRQQAEHALRRLDAWDTCQSYSRKAARYPVSSEERLKVHQSAVNYLGLACYNKGALSSLFYLAHEFHDDPQRGILANTNCGGENCNRGAALGALLGAGGSYSGAVVPQEWKDELRDAQEFLPDVLKELQ; the protein is encoded by the exons ATGTTTCCTACAG GTGAGATGGCTCAGGTGCGGCGCTCGGCGGTGGAGGCGTTGTGGGGGATGTGTGCTGCGGACTCCATGTCGATGCCGGTCCACTGGTACTACAACACGGACGACATCAGGAGGGACTTCGGGGGCTGGATCTCCGGCTTTCAGTCCCCCAGGAGCAGACACCCGTCCAGCATCCTCAGCCTCTCCAACACCG CCGGCAGCGGGCGGACGGCCTGGTCCTCCGGAGCCAAGCGGCCTGACGTGGTCGGGAACGTGATCCTGCACGACAAACTGAACCTGTGGAAGTCCTCCAACGGAACAGTCCACTACCACCAAG GTCTCCAGGCCGGAGAGAACACCCTGAACGTGCTCTGCTCTCTGAGAGTGCTGCGTTCACTGGTCTCGGGACGTTTCAGTGACGTCTCTCAGGGGGACGCTCGGGCCACCGTTCTCTCAGACTACGTCCGGTTCCTGACCACGCCCGGCTCCCACAGAGACACCTACGCCGAGTCCAACCACCGCTCCTTCTTCTCCGACTGGCAGTACAGCCGGCCGGCGTCGCCCGGGGAG atcctgaagtttgcagagaGTCGCTCCAGGAAGAAGATGAGCTCCTCGTCGCCAGACAGCCAGCTGGACGTCATCGGCTGCCTTCCCATGATCCTCCCCTTCGTCCTGCTGTCTGCCTCGTCCAATGAGGAGCGAGCT GTGTCAGCAGCTGTTGAGTTCGTGAAGCTCACTCACCCTCACCCGAAGGTGCCCGAGTACGTCTCCATCTACAGCCAGGCGCTGCACGCCGTGCTGGGCGGGGCCAGCGTCCGTCAGCAGGCGGAGCACGCTCTGAGGAGGCTGGACGCCTGGGACACCTGCCAGAGCTACAGCCGCAAGGCCGCCAG gTACCCGGTCTCGTCTGAGGAGCGTCTGAAGGTCCATCAGAGCGCGGTGAACTACCTGGGCCTAGCATGCTACAATAAAG GTGCTCTGTCCAGCCTCTTCTACCTCGCTCATGAGTTCCACGACGACCCCCAGAGAGGAATCCTGGCGAACACCAACTGTGGAG GGGAGAACTGTAACCGAGGGGCGGCGCTGGGCGCCCTGCTGGGGGCGGGGGGGTCGTACAGCGGCGCCGTCGTCCCACAGGAGTGGAAGGACGAGCTGAGAGACGCTCAGGAGTTCCTCCCGGACGT